A window of the Streptomyces formicae genome harbors these coding sequences:
- a CDS encoding N,N-dimethylformamidase beta subunit family domain-containing protein: MTQRDDDPAATADPPFPERRRILGLAAAALVPAGPWPGRPPAEAEAETQAQPQAPTPAPAHSGDQPFDVRAENARPGSPDWRIVHAGAPRAIEGFAERTSVRPGEPVAMRVSTTAASYTISAYRMGWYGGAKARLVWRSGLLPGLLQPAARVEPATRTAYCDWKRTAQVDTAGWPEGCYLLRLDAADRAGQRYVPLTLRSASAAGRMLVVNSVATWQAYNRWGGIDLYRGRSGRKDSRSLAVSFDRPYLNRNGAGQYLVYEAPLVALAERLGLPLAYATGVDVAREPRLLAGASAVLSPGHDEYWSPQQRRHVAAARDSGTNLAVLGANCCYRRVRFEPSALGTDRIVVCYKEDYAEDPGFRRGLPPTNDYRRRPVPEPESSLLGVLYAGYPVDAPLVVSRPEHWLLEGTGARRGDAFPHLVGVEFDRVDPTRPTPRPVEILAHSPVVCKGRLSHADMAYCSLPGGAGLFATGTMRWVEALEATGTGRRGVNHGLDGRAGHFTRTVTANVLRAFARGPAGTAWPALDNVGDYYGRDGAPVGP, encoded by the coding sequence ATGACTCAGCGCGACGATGACCCTGCCGCCACGGCGGATCCGCCGTTTCCCGAGCGCAGGCGGATCCTGGGGCTCGCGGCCGCCGCACTCGTCCCGGCGGGCCCGTGGCCGGGCCGCCCGCCGGCAGAAGCAGAGGCAGAGACGCAGGCGCAGCCACAGGCACCAACACCCGCACCGGCGCACTCCGGCGATCAGCCGTTCGACGTACGGGCCGAGAACGCCAGGCCGGGAAGCCCCGACTGGCGGATCGTCCACGCGGGCGCGCCGCGGGCGATCGAGGGCTTCGCCGAGCGCACGAGCGTCCGCCCGGGCGAGCCCGTGGCGATGCGTGTCTCGACGACGGCGGCGTCGTACACGATCTCGGCCTACAGGATGGGCTGGTACGGCGGCGCGAAGGCGCGTCTCGTCTGGCGCTCCGGCCTCCTGCCCGGCCTGCTCCAGCCCGCCGCGCGGGTCGAGCCCGCGACGAGGACGGCGTACTGCGACTGGAAGCGGACGGCGCAGGTGGACACGGCGGGCTGGCCGGAAGGCTGCTATCTGCTGCGGCTGGACGCCGCGGACCGGGCCGGCCAGCGGTACGTACCGCTCACGCTCCGCTCGGCCTCGGCGGCGGGGCGGATGCTGGTGGTCAACTCCGTTGCCACCTGGCAGGCGTACAACAGGTGGGGCGGCATCGACCTGTACCGGGGCAGGAGCGGCAGGAAGGACTCACGGTCGCTCGCCGTGTCCTTCGACCGCCCGTACCTCAACCGTAACGGCGCCGGCCAGTACCTGGTCTACGAAGCACCGCTCGTCGCCCTGGCGGAGCGCCTGGGTCTGCCGCTCGCCTACGCCACCGGAGTGGACGTGGCCCGCGAGCCGCGGCTGCTCGCAGGGGCATCGGCGGTGCTGTCGCCGGGACACGACGAGTACTGGAGCCCGCAGCAGCGCCGGCACGTGGCAGCGGCGCGCGACAGCGGGACGAACCTCGCCGTCCTCGGCGCCAACTGCTGCTACCGCCGCGTCCGTTTCGAGCCCTCCGCGCTCGGCACGGACCGGATCGTGGTCTGTTACAAGGAGGACTACGCCGAGGACCCCGGCTTCCGGCGCGGGTTGCCGCCGACCAACGACTACCGGCGCCGTCCCGTGCCCGAGCCGGAGAGCTCGCTGCTCGGAGTGCTCTACGCCGGCTACCCGGTGGACGCGCCGCTCGTGGTCTCCCGTCCGGAGCACTGGCTGCTGGAAGGCACGGGTGCGCGGCGAGGTGATGCCTTCCCGCACCTGGTGGGCGTCGAGTTCGACCGCGTGGACCCGACGCGTCCGACGCCTCGGCCGGTCGAGATCCTGGCGCACTCCCCCGTGGTGTGCAAAGGGCGCCTTTCGCATGCGGACATGGCCTACTGCTCGCTGCCCGGCGGCGCGGGACTCTTCGCCACGGGCACGATGCGCTGGGTCGAGGCGCTGGAGGCGACCGGTACCGGCCGGCGCGGGGTGAACCACGGGCTGGACGGGCGCGCGGGACACTTCACGCGCACCGTGACGGCGAACGTCCTGCGGGCGTTCGCGCGGGGACCGGCCGGGACGGCGTGGCCCGCGTTGGACAACGTGGGTGACTACTACGGCCGCGACGGCGCGCCGGTCGGCCCATAG
- a CDS encoding LCP family protein — protein MRRLTVGLALLSSLVSLPWLGARAGSGTAEPPAGDGSRGTNILIVGVDSRTGLSAAEKRRLHVGGEGCDCTDVMMLVHLSEDQQRASVVSIPRDSYVEYAAPEGSTAPARWGKINGAYKAGRGPMAVRTVEKATGLHIDHYLETGFTGFERTVDNLGGATVCTDKPLKDENSGLDITTGTHRLDGNGALRYARARHINRPGDLGRVRRQQRLLAEMLEDLTVRGALADPVSAARTARTLLTSVRTDEGTGLDDLVRIGWSLGRLPADRTEFTTVPMSHFDHRVPGVGSTLLWHAARSRALWNALRADRPVTGDTRILPVPETRAETNPAGIDVRVDDAVVAEALRRTKFAVTDTSASAPSVRPAGPPVITYPAGREEDAATLAAALPGARLRPASGGSSFEVAVGSEAVTVKTVTYDRNVAEGAPVTADHLRCADGPAAQLARGF, from the coding sequence ATGCGCCGTCTCACTGTCGGACTGGCCCTGCTGTCCAGCCTGGTCTCCCTGCCCTGGCTCGGTGCCCGGGCTGGCTCGGGCACGGCCGAACCGCCGGCCGGGGACGGCAGCCGCGGCACGAACATCCTGATCGTCGGCGTCGACAGCCGTACCGGTCTGTCGGCCGCCGAGAAGCGGCGCCTTCACGTGGGCGGCGAAGGCTGCGACTGCACCGACGTGATGATGCTGGTGCATCTCTCCGAGGACCAGCAGCGCGCGAGCGTCGTCTCCATCCCCCGCGACAGCTACGTCGAGTACGCGGCGCCGGAGGGCTCCACCGCTCCGGCCCGCTGGGGCAAGATCAACGGCGCGTACAAGGCCGGCCGGGGACCGATGGCCGTGCGCACCGTCGAGAAGGCCACGGGCCTGCACATCGACCACTACCTCGAAACCGGCTTCACCGGCTTCGAGCGCACCGTCGACAACCTGGGCGGTGCGACCGTCTGCACGGACAAGCCGCTCAAGGACGAGAACTCCGGCCTCGACATCACCACGGGCACGCACCGCCTCGACGGGAACGGGGCACTGCGCTACGCCCGGGCCCGGCACATCAACCGTCCTGGCGATCTCGGCCGGGTCCGCCGCCAGCAGCGGCTGCTCGCCGAGATGCTGGAGGACCTGACGGTCCGTGGGGCGCTCGCCGATCCCGTGAGCGCCGCGCGCACGGCACGCACGCTCCTCACGTCCGTACGCACCGACGAAGGCACGGGCCTGGACGATCTCGTCCGCATCGGCTGGTCGCTGGGCCGGCTCCCGGCGGACCGTACGGAGTTCACGACCGTGCCGATGTCGCACTTCGACCACCGGGTGCCCGGCGTGGGCTCCACGCTCCTGTGGCACGCGGCCCGGTCGCGGGCGCTGTGGAACGCGCTGCGGGCCGACCGCCCCGTCACCGGTGACACCCGGATCCTGCCCGTGCCGGAGACGCGTGCCGAGACCAACCCCGCGGGAATCGACGTCCGTGTCGACGACGCCGTCGTCGCCGAGGCGCTGCGGCGCACCAAGTTCGCCGTCACGGACACCTCGGCATCGGCCCCGTCGGTACGGCCCGCGGGCCCGCCTGTCATCACGTACCCGGCCGGGCGCGAGGAGGACGCGGCCACGCTGGCCGCGGCCCTGCCCGGAGCACGGCTGCGGCCGGCCTCCGGCGGTTCCTCCTTCGAGGTCGCCGTCGGCTCGGAGGCCGTCACGGTGA
- a CDS encoding SWF or SNF family helicase has protein sequence MTGDDAYAYEGEGEGERTFAALPPAKGRGFARTWWGQAWLRALEDSALDSEQLKQGRRQARAGAVGAVSVRPGRITAVVRDRDGTAYRSDVLLPELTGDAWDRFLDMAVDRAGHIAALLDREMPPHLVEDAADAGAGLLPGIGDLEPTCSCEAWDLCPHTAALSYQVARLLDHDPFVLLLLRGRGERRLLDELQVRSAARAEPSAPVSDGVRADEAFAAAGILPALPEPPPLPAEPGMPPSLDTETAPAPGVDPDALEFLAADAAVRAHRMLAEALAAGHERRPVEPELAVRQDAVRLAASAGDDGARLTAAVAARLAAGSGRTRSGLGLAVRAWRSGGAAALTVLEDGRVPDEETLVRAEAQLAEGWDEGDRPRLRSAGAGRWTVVGADAQLRVGPDGRWWPYARSGGGWAPAGPAAPDPASALALAGG, from the coding sequence ATGACAGGTGACGACGCATACGCGTACGAAGGCGAGGGCGAGGGCGAGCGGACGTTCGCCGCGCTGCCACCCGCCAAAGGGCGGGGCTTCGCGCGGACCTGGTGGGGGCAGGCATGGCTGCGGGCGCTGGAGGACTCGGCGCTCGACTCCGAGCAGCTCAAGCAGGGTCGCAGGCAGGCGCGCGCCGGGGCGGTCGGGGCGGTGTCCGTGCGCCCCGGCCGAATCACGGCGGTGGTGCGGGACCGGGACGGCACGGCGTACCGCAGCGACGTCCTGCTGCCGGAGCTGACGGGCGACGCCTGGGATCGCTTCCTGGACATGGCGGTGGACCGGGCGGGCCACATCGCGGCGCTGCTGGACCGGGAGATGCCGCCGCACCTCGTCGAGGACGCGGCGGATGCCGGGGCCGGACTGCTGCCGGGCATCGGGGACCTGGAGCCGACGTGCTCCTGCGAGGCGTGGGACCTGTGTCCGCACACGGCCGCGCTGAGCTACCAGGTGGCGCGGCTGCTGGACCACGACCCGTTCGTGCTGCTGCTGTTGCGCGGCCGCGGGGAGCGGCGGCTCCTCGACGAGCTCCAGGTGCGCAGCGCCGCGCGCGCGGAACCGTCCGCTCCGGTGTCCGATGGCGTACGCGCCGACGAGGCGTTCGCCGCGGCGGGGATCCTGCCGGCGCTGCCGGAGCCGCCGCCGCTGCCGGCGGAGCCGGGGATGCCGCCGTCGCTCGACACGGAAACGGCCCCGGCGCCGGGCGTGGACCCGGACGCCCTGGAGTTCCTGGCGGCGGACGCGGCGGTTCGGGCGCACCGGATGCTTGCGGAGGCGCTGGCTGCCGGGCATGAACGGCGGCCCGTGGAGCCAGAGCTGGCCGTGCGCCAGGACGCGGTGCGGCTGGCCGCGTCGGCCGGGGACGACGGCGCCCGGCTCACGGCGGCGGTCGCTGCGCGGCTGGCGGCGGGCTCGGGACGTACGCGGTCCGGCCTCGGCCTCGCGGTCCGCGCCTGGCGCTCCGGCGGGGCGGCGGCGCTCACGGTCCTGGAGGACGGCCGGGTTCCGGACGAGGAGACGCTCGTCCGGGCGGAGGCGCAGCTGGCGGAGGGCTGGGACGAGGGCGATCGGCCACGGCTGCGGAGCGCGGGCGCGGGCCGCTGGACGGTCGTGGGCGCGGACGCACAGCTGCGGGTGGGCCCTGACGGGCGCTGGTGGCCGTACGCCAGATCCGGCGGCGGCTGGGCCCCCGCCGGGCCCGCGGCGCCGGACCCCGCCTCGGCGTTGGCGCTCGCCGGGGGCTGA